A genomic region of Gemmatimonadaceae bacterium contains the following coding sequences:
- a CDS encoding adenylosuccinate synthase: MFDSKTRTVVIVGAQWGDEGKGKLVDVLAERADWVVRYQGGANAGHTVHIGDKSFVLHQIPSGILHPGVRCAIGNGVVLDPDTLFTEIDELIADGVDVQGRLYVSDRAHLVLPFHKLVDSLSSASREIGTTGRGIGPAYEDKVARRGVRVLDLRHPERLRALVERGVSHANALLASFGVPERADVDTTVSLLERLAPRILPITEDVGLVIHRAIATGASVLLEGAQGSLLDVDHGTYPYVTSSSTTSGGAAIGVGIAPMAIHAALGIVKAYTTRVGNGPLPTELGEPEGSRMRALGNEFGATTGRPRRCGWFDGVVVRYAARVNGLTGLAVTKLDVLDTFEKVALCTGYKVGSDIYTEFPGDLAALEGAEPQYEWMDGWQRSTADARSLDQLPGAARKYLDRIESLVETPIAYVSVGTRRDQIIGA, translated from the coding sequence ATGTTCGATTCTAAGACGCGCACGGTCGTCATCGTCGGTGCGCAATGGGGTGACGAGGGGAAGGGGAAGCTGGTTGACGTCCTCGCCGAGCGCGCCGATTGGGTAGTCCGCTACCAGGGCGGCGCCAACGCGGGGCATACCGTTCACATCGGCGACAAGTCCTTCGTTCTCCACCAGATCCCGAGCGGCATTCTCCATCCCGGCGTACGCTGTGCGATCGGGAACGGCGTCGTCCTCGACCCCGACACGCTTTTCACGGAGATCGACGAGCTCATCGCCGACGGTGTGGACGTTCAGGGACGTCTCTACGTCAGTGACCGCGCGCATCTCGTGCTTCCGTTCCACAAGCTCGTGGATTCGCTCAGCTCCGCCAGCCGCGAGATCGGCACGACCGGACGGGGGATCGGGCCGGCGTATGAAGACAAGGTCGCAAGGCGGGGAGTGCGCGTTCTCGATCTGCGTCACCCCGAGCGTCTGCGGGCACTCGTCGAGCGCGGCGTCTCGCACGCGAACGCTCTGCTCGCTTCGTTCGGAGTGCCCGAGCGCGCCGACGTGGATACCACGGTCTCTCTGCTCGAGCGTCTGGCTCCGCGCATACTGCCGATTACCGAGGACGTCGGTCTCGTGATCCACCGTGCTATCGCTACCGGCGCGAGCGTGCTGCTCGAGGGCGCACAGGGCTCGCTGCTGGACGTGGACCACGGAACATATCCGTACGTGACGTCGAGCAGCACGACATCCGGCGGCGCAGCGATCGGTGTCGGTATTGCGCCTATGGCGATCCACGCGGCGCTCGGAATCGTGAAGGCGTACACGACCCGCGTCGGCAACGGGCCTCTTCCGACCGAGCTCGGCGAGCCCGAGGGATCGCGCATGCGCGCGCTGGGCAACGAGTTCGGCGCCACGACGGGCCGCCCCCGGCGCTGCGGGTGGTTCGACGGAGTGGTCGTCAGATACGCGGCGCGCGTGAACGGACTCACGGGCCTCGCCGTGACCAAGCTGGATGTCCTCGACACCTTCGAGAAGGTCGCCCTCTGCACCGGATACAAGGTCGGAAGCGACATCTACACCGAATTCCCGGGCGACCTCGCCGCGCTGGAAGGCGCCGAGCCACAGTACGAGTGGATGGATGGATGGCAGCGGTCCACCGCGGATGCCCGGTCGCTCGACCAGCTCCCGGGCGCGGCGCGAAAGTATCTGGACCGCATTGAATCGCTTGTCGAAACGCCCATCGCCTACGTTAGCGTAGGCACGAGACGGGACCAGATCATCGGGGCGTGA
- a CDS encoding DUF456 domain-containing protein — MAFVLLTLVLLLSLVLIALGLPGLWVMIASAVVYNLVVGTDPIGWFTLVGVGVLALIAEYIEFTLSGKYARKYGGSRRAGWGAMIGGMAGAFIGVPVPIVGPLIGAFVGSFAGALLGELSVGSTGAVSARAAKGALVGRVVATAMKMAVGCAIAAWIFLAAMA, encoded by the coding sequence ATGGCATTTGTACTACTGACGCTGGTACTGCTTCTCTCGCTCGTGCTCATCGCGCTCGGCCTGCCCGGCCTGTGGGTGATGATCGCCAGCGCGGTTGTGTACAACCTCGTCGTCGGCACCGACCCGATCGGCTGGTTCACGCTGGTGGGAGTCGGCGTGCTGGCTCTCATCGCCGAGTACATCGAGTTCACCCTGTCGGGCAAGTACGCGCGGAAGTACGGTGGCTCGCGCCGCGCCGGCTGGGGCGCGATGATCGGCGGAATGGCCGGCGCGTTCATTGGAGTCCCGGTTCCCATCGTCGGCCCGCTCATCGGCGCATTCGTTGGCAGCTTCGCCGGCGCGCTCCTCGGGGAGCTGAGCGTGGGCTCCACTGGCGCGGTCTCCGCGCGTGCGGCAAAGGGCGCACTGGTCGGCCGCGTGGTGGCTACCGCGATGAAAATGGCAGTCGGATGCGCTATCGCTGCCTGGATCTTCCTGGCCGCGATGGCGTAG
- a CDS encoding M28 family peptidase, whose translation MSEQPFEFSEAPAKWGPCIGAVAMAILSLGAGHLTVRHHAPAAALLFGLAGFTIVSSIGARIARTGTLGMRWARSRSANLVAVRRRESSARPRLWLVAHLDSKSQTIPMLLRIAAVVAFALCFAGMLAAMVAMLATQSADLRDRMLHVVHVMSVLASVSLLPIILCFIGNRSPGAADNASGVASVLLAAEMPGHREDVGVLLTSGEELGLAGARAFARDEAEAGTAINCDTIDDDGRFICMASGRKSGRLDSAIDRAATRLGIDTLPAQSRRRDAVRLRGMIPGILADNIAFTDAGWESFTLSRGNLGTLARVHTSRDRAELIEGTGIAHAARLLAAIVEELS comes from the coding sequence GTGTCGGAGCAACCGTTCGAGTTCTCGGAGGCCCCGGCGAAGTGGGGCCCATGCATCGGCGCCGTGGCGATGGCGATACTCAGCCTCGGTGCCGGCCACCTCACGGTCAGGCACCATGCGCCCGCTGCTGCGCTGCTGTTCGGGCTCGCCGGATTCACGATCGTAAGCAGTATCGGAGCGCGGATCGCGCGGACGGGCACGCTCGGGATGCGCTGGGCTCGCTCGCGGTCGGCCAATCTCGTCGCGGTTCGGCGGCGCGAGTCGTCCGCGCGACCGCGGCTGTGGCTGGTGGCGCATCTCGATTCCAAATCGCAGACGATTCCGATGCTCCTCCGGATCGCGGCGGTGGTGGCGTTCGCGCTCTGCTTCGCTGGCATGCTGGCGGCGATGGTCGCGATGCTCGCCACGCAGTCGGCGGATCTTCGCGACCGGATGCTGCACGTGGTTCACGTGATGTCGGTGCTCGCGAGCGTCAGCCTTCTGCCGATCATTCTGTGCTTCATCGGAAACCGGTCACCGGGCGCCGCCGACAATGCGAGCGGCGTGGCGTCGGTTCTTCTCGCCGCGGAGATGCCCGGCCATCGTGAAGACGTCGGTGTGCTGCTCACCAGCGGCGAAGAGCTGGGCCTCGCCGGCGCCAGGGCGTTCGCCCGCGATGAAGCGGAAGCAGGCACCGCGATCAACTGCGACACGATAGACGATGACGGGCGGTTCATCTGCATGGCGAGCGGACGAAAGTCGGGGCGCCTCGACTCGGCGATAGACAGAGCCGCAACGCGTCTCGGCATTGACACTCTGCCGGCGCAGTCGCGACGGCGGGACGCAGTGCGGCTGCGCGGCATGATCCCCGGGATCCTCGCCGACAACATCGCATTCACTGATGCCGGCTGGGAATCGTTCACGTTGAGCCGCGGAAACCTCGGCACTCTCGCCCGCGTACATACATCGAGGGACCGCGCCGAGCTCATCGAAGGCACGGGAATCGCACATGCCGCTCGCCTGCTTGCGGCAATCGTCGAGGAGCTTTCGTGA
- the trpS gene encoding tryptophan--tRNA ligase codes for MSQSRIFSGIQPSGELHIGNYLGAVKNWVALQREYESFFCIVDYHAITVPYEPEDLRRRTRDMAISLIAAGIDPSACTLFVQSAVPEHTELAWIFNTITPLGELERQTQFKEKAGRQESIAAGLLNYPILQAADILLYKADLVPVGEDQIQHLELSREIARRWNARFSPGYTAEGEAGFFPEPKPLLTPTQRIMGLDGQAKMSKSLGNTVGLLDEPEDIWKKLRPAVTDPKRVRRTDPGTPEVCNIYHLHKAFSTSEMVEHVAVQCRTAGWGCIDCKEVLLESMERELRPIREKAAEIKANPSKLDEILAAGAEHARAVARETIRETKELMGLA; via the coding sequence ATGTCTCAGTCCCGGATCTTCAGCGGCATTCAGCCTTCTGGCGAGCTGCACATTGGCAACTACCTCGGCGCCGTCAAGAACTGGGTCGCGCTGCAGCGCGAGTACGAGTCCTTCTTCTGTATCGTGGACTATCACGCCATCACCGTGCCGTACGAGCCCGAGGATCTTCGGCGCCGGACGCGTGACATGGCGATCTCACTCATCGCCGCGGGCATTGACCCGTCGGCATGCACGCTCTTCGTGCAATCGGCGGTTCCGGAACATACCGAGCTGGCGTGGATATTCAACACGATCACGCCTCTCGGCGAGCTCGAGCGGCAGACGCAATTCAAGGAGAAGGCGGGCCGGCAGGAGAGCATCGCCGCAGGCCTGCTCAATTATCCGATCCTTCAGGCGGCGGACATCCTGTTGTACAAGGCGGATCTCGTGCCGGTGGGTGAGGATCAGATCCAGCACCTCGAGCTGTCACGGGAGATCGCGCGCCGGTGGAATGCTCGCTTCTCGCCTGGCTACACCGCCGAGGGCGAGGCGGGATTCTTCCCCGAGCCAAAGCCGCTCCTCACGCCGACGCAGAGAATCATGGGGCTCGACGGCCAGGCGAAGATGTCCAAGTCGCTCGGAAATACGGTCGGACTGCTCGACGAGCCGGAGGACATCTGGAAGAAGTTGCGCCCGGCGGTCACCGATCCCAAGCGCGTGCGGCGCACCGATCCGGGAACCCCGGAAGTGTGCAACATCTATCACCTGCACAAAGCATTCAGCACGAGCGAGATGGTCGAGCACGTCGCCGTGCAGTGCCGTACAGCGGGCTGGGGATGCATTGACTGCAAGGAGGTCCTGTTAGAGTCAATGGAGCGCGAGCTGAGGCCGATCAGGGAGAAGGCCGCGGAGATAAAGGCGAATCCGTCGAAGCTGGATGAGATCCTCGCGGCGGGCGCCGAGCACGCGAGGGCTGTTGCGCGCGAGACGATCCGCGAGACAAAAGAGCTGATGGGGCTCGCGTAA
- a CDS encoding inositol monophosphatase family protein has product MQANEYPGLRDSESPREILDVAVEAARAAAEVIGDAAPGLDSLVWVEKGAADFVTEVDRGAEARLTEVIRSRFPDAAIVGEELTPDGATLGDGLTFIADPLDGTTNFLHGFPHYAVSIGVMRDADLIAAVVMNAARGDLFTACVGQGTYLNGERVSVSSLSTPSRGLIGTGFPFKAPELLESYARQFVEVSRHTAGIRRAGSAALDLADVASGRFDGFWELVLAPWDIAAGILLIREAGGIVTDIAGSRKLPSHGPVVAGNPDIHRWLLRTLHGAGAS; this is encoded by the coding sequence TTGCAAGCAAACGAATATCCAGGGCTGAGAGATAGCGAGTCGCCACGTGAGATCCTCGACGTCGCGGTGGAGGCGGCGCGCGCGGCGGCGGAGGTGATCGGCGATGCCGCACCGGGCCTCGATTCGCTCGTCTGGGTAGAGAAAGGCGCGGCCGATTTCGTCACCGAAGTGGATCGCGGCGCCGAGGCGCGGTTGACGGAGGTGATCCGGTCGCGATTCCCCGACGCCGCAATCGTCGGCGAGGAGCTCACGCCGGACGGTGCGACGCTCGGCGACGGCCTCACGTTCATCGCCGACCCGCTCGATGGAACGACCAACTTCCTTCACGGTTTCCCCCATTACGCAGTATCCATTGGCGTCATGCGCGATGCAGATCTCATCGCGGCGGTGGTGATGAATGCGGCCCGCGGAGATCTGTTCACCGCATGTGTCGGCCAGGGCACGTATCTGAATGGCGAGCGCGTCAGCGTCTCTTCGCTCAGCACTCCGTCCCGCGGGCTCATCGGCACCGGCTTTCCTTTCAAGGCCCCAGAGCTGCTGGAGAGCTACGCACGCCAGTTCGTCGAAGTGAGCCGCCACACCGCCGGAATCCGCCGCGCCGGCTCGGCGGCACTCGACCTCGCTGACGTAGCGAGCGGACGATTCGACGGTTTCTGGGAGCTCGTGCTCGCCCCGTGGGACATCGCGGCGGGCATTCTCCTGATCCGCGAAGCCGGTGGAATCGTCACCGACATCGCCGGCTCTCGCAAGCTTCCTTCACACGGCCCGGTTGTGGCGGGCAATCCTGACATTCACCGATGGCTCCTGCGCACGCTGCACGGCGCCGGTGCCAGCTGA
- the ftcD gene encoding glutamate formimidoyltransferase — protein sequence MKLIECVPNFSEGRRPEVVGAIRDAIAAVEGVTILDASSDESHNRSVITFVVPIERAVQAAFAGIREAAARIDLREHTGEHPRIGAADVVPFVPLEDSTMDDCVALARELGERVGRELSIPVYLYERAATRPTRVNLADVRRGQFEGLRGEIGTNPERDPDFGPREIHQSAGATAIGARPFLVAYNVYLGPASNLPLAKSIAKAVRESSGGFKAVKGLGLEVDGQAQVSMNLVDTEQTALHTVFDFIGDKARAEGVEVTWSEIIGLVPERVLFDASKNHLKLARFSADQVLERQVARARRASTSADDFLEAVASSDPVPGGGSVAAYAGALSAALTRMVAGLTIGKKKYVAVEPEMTVVAANADSLSTALAGLVQRDADAYAVVSAAYRLSKESAGEAEARTAAITAALLGAAEVPLETARLCAQAAGLAATVAAKGNTNAVTDAGVAALLAEAACKGAAYNVRINVASLSDKSAGAHLDREARALVADASAAAAEACGAVETALSS from the coding sequence ATGAAACTCATCGAGTGCGTACCCAACTTTTCCGAAGGCCGGCGACCTGAAGTTGTGGGAGCGATCCGCGACGCAATCGCCGCGGTCGAAGGCGTCACCATCCTCGACGCGTCGTCCGACGAATCGCACAACCGATCGGTCATCACCTTCGTGGTGCCGATTGAACGCGCGGTTCAGGCCGCGTTCGCGGGCATCCGCGAAGCGGCGGCTCGCATAGATCTGCGCGAGCACACGGGAGAGCATCCACGCATCGGCGCGGCCGATGTCGTGCCGTTCGTGCCGCTCGAGGACTCGACGATGGACGATTGCGTGGCGCTTGCCCGCGAGCTGGGCGAACGGGTCGGCCGGGAGCTGTCGATTCCGGTCTATCTCTACGAACGCGCGGCGACGCGGCCTACCCGCGTGAATCTTGCCGACGTGCGTCGCGGCCAGTTCGAGGGGCTTCGCGGCGAGATCGGGACAAATCCCGAGCGCGATCCGGACTTCGGCCCGCGTGAGATCCATCAGTCGGCCGGCGCAACGGCGATCGGCGCGCGTCCTTTCCTCGTCGCCTACAATGTCTATCTTGGTCCGGCGTCGAATCTTCCGCTCGCCAAGTCCATCGCCAAGGCGGTGCGCGAGTCCTCCGGCGGCTTCAAGGCAGTGAAGGGACTGGGCCTCGAGGTTGACGGACAGGCGCAGGTCTCCATGAACCTGGTGGATACCGAACAGACCGCGCTGCACACCGTCTTCGATTTCATCGGCGACAAGGCGCGCGCGGAAGGCGTGGAAGTGACGTGGAGCGAGATCATCGGGCTCGTTCCGGAGCGGGTATTGTTCGATGCGTCAAAGAACCATCTCAAGCTCGCGCGTTTTAGCGCCGATCAGGTTCTCGAGCGTCAGGTCGCCCGCGCGAGGCGTGCGTCAACTTCCGCGGATGATTTCCTCGAGGCGGTCGCATCGTCCGATCCCGTTCCCGGTGGCGGCAGCGTGGCCGCGTACGCGGGCGCTCTCTCCGCAGCGCTCACGCGAATGGTCGCGGGGCTCACGATCGGGAAGAAGAAGTACGTCGCGGTCGAGCCGGAGATGACTGTCGTGGCCGCGAATGCCGACTCCCTGTCCACTGCGCTCGCCGGTCTGGTTCAGCGCGACGCCGATGCGTACGCCGTGGTTTCGGCGGCGTACAGGTTGTCGAAGGAGTCGGCCGGCGAAGCAGAAGCGCGAACAGCGGCCATCACGGCGGCGCTGCTCGGCGCAGCCGAGGTTCCGCTCGAGACCGCCCGCCTTTGCGCACAGGCCGCAGGTCTCGCTGCAACCGTTGCGGCAAAGGGAAATACCAATGCCGTCACCGACGCCGGCGTCGCCGCATTGCTCGCGGAAGCCGCGTGCAAGGGCGCCGCGTACAACGTGAGAATCAATGTCGCGTCGCTGTCGGACAAGTCGGCCGGTGCGCATCTGGACCGGGAAGCGCGAGCTCTCGTCGCCGATGCGTCGGCTGCAGCGGCGGAAGCTTGCGGGGCAGTCGAGACCGCCTTGTCAAGTTAG